In Brachypodium distachyon strain Bd21 chromosome 2, Brachypodium_distachyon_v3.0, whole genome shotgun sequence, one genomic interval encodes:
- the LOC100832938 gene encoding 60S ribosomal protein L24, which translates to MVLKTELCRFSGQKIYPGKGIRFIRADSQVFLFANSKCKRYFHNRLKPAKLTWTAMYRKQHKKDIHAEAAKKRRRTTKKPYSRSIVGATLEVIQKKRAEKPEVRDAAREAALREIKERIKKTKDEKKAKKAEVTKSQKSQMKGAAQKGAKGPKLGGGGGKR; encoded by the exons ATGGTTCTGAA GACTGAGCTTTGCCGTTTCAGCGGCCAGAAGATATACCCAGGAAAGGGTATAAGGTTCATTCGTGCTGATTCACAG gttttcctttttgccAACTCAAAATGCAAGCGCTACTTCCACAACCGCCTGAAGCCTGCAAAGCTTACCTGGACAGCTATGTACAGGAAGCAGCACAAGAAG GATATCCACGCTGAAGCTGCGAAGAAGAGGCGTCGCACCACCAAGAAGCCATACTCCCGGTCGATTGTTGGTGCCACCCTGGAAGTTATCCAGAAGAAGAGGGCTGAGAAGCCTGAAGTCCGTGATGCTGCTAGAGAAGCTGCTCTTCG TGAGATCAAGGAGCGTATTAAGAAAACcaaggatgagaagaaggcTAAGAAGGCAGAGGTGACCAAATCCCAGAAGTCACAAATGAAGGGTGCTGCACAGAAGGGTGCTAAAGGCCCGAAGcttggcggtggtggcgggaAGCGCTGA
- the LOC100833682 gene encoding pentatricopeptide repeat-containing protein At5g15010, mitochondrial: MLRAVLAGAITHFSASGSFKPPRPLLLLNASRLSTSREPVAGGDGESEGEDDPFSFPDHQQLPADVVRGVDAVVAAAEGSHADATRARTLLERCGAAASETLVVAALSRLRNSWAAAHAAFLWAAAQPDYAPGRHACHSMLAILAKHRRFDDARALLDEMRRKSLASPRAVLLLVRRYCAARDVTRAIAAFHALPSFGFEPGVAQFHGLLSALCRYKNVQDAEHLLLSSEKEFPFETKSFNIVLNGWCNMVCSVREAKRFWTAMEVRGIERDVASYGSMISCFSKAGSLDSVLKLFNGMKEAGIVPDRKVYNAVVYALAKGRCVDEAKALVRSMEERGTPPDTATYNSLIGPLCKARQVQEATQMFDEMIGRGLLASVRTFHALFDVATSPSEVFDVLDKMKTLHCEPEIDTYIMLIRKFCRWRQHDSVEKLWSAMPTNGLNPDRSAYIVLIHGLFLNGKLEEAAKYYEEMKAKGFPPEQKTESMIQAWLTGRELAKASASVGSRSGSVSLGLNPRKR; the protein is encoded by the coding sequence ATGCTGCGCGCAGTCCTCGCGGGAGCAATCACGCACTTCTCTGCCTCCGGGTCCTTCAAGCCACCGAGACCTCTCCTCCTGCTCAATGCCTCGCGTCTCTCCACTTCGCGGGAgcccgtcgccggcggcgatggagagAGCGAGGGAGAGGATGACCCATTCTCCTTTCCAGACCACCAGCAGCTTCCGGCCGACGTCGTACGCGGAGTGGACGCCGTCGTCGCGGCGGCCGAGGGTTCCCACGCGGACGCCACGCGGGCCAGGACCCTGCTGGAGCGGTgcggcgccgcggcctccgAGACGCTCGTGGTGGCCGCGCTATCGCGCCTCCGTAACAGCTGGGCCGCCGCGCACGCCGCGTTCCTGTGGGCCGCCGCGCAGCCAGATTACGCTCCCGGACGTCACGCGTGCCACTCCATGCTCGCTATCCTCGCCAAGCACCGCCGCTTCGACGATGCGCGCGCCCTGCTCGACGAAATGCGCCGCAAGTCGCTTGCGTCCCCGAGAGCGGTGCTCCTCCTAGTCCGGCGCTACTGCGCCGCGCGCGACGTCACTAGGGCGATCGCCGCATTCCATGCGCTTCCGAGCTTCGGTTTTGAGCCTGGCGTCGCCCAGTTCCACGGTCTCTTGAGTGCACTCTGCCGGTACAAGAACGTGCAGGACGCCGAGCACCTGCTGTTGTCCAGCGAGAAAGAGTTCCCTTTCGAGACCAAGAGCTTCAACATTGTCCTCAACGGGTGGTGCAACATGGTCTGCAGTGTGCGGGAGGCGAAGAGGTTTTGGACTGCGATGGAGGTCAGGGGTATTGAGAGGGACGTTGCATCCTATGGGAGCATGATTTCGTGCTTCTCGAAAGCCGGGAGTTTGGACTCAGTATTGAAGCTCTTTAACGGCATGAAAGAGGCTGGCATCGTGCCAGATCGGAAAGTTTACAATGCAGTTGTGTATGCGCTCGCGAAGGGGCGGTGTGTGGATGAAGCAAAGGCGCTTGTCCGGAGTATGGAGGAGAGGGGGACTCCACCAGACACAGCCACTTACAACTCCCTCATCGGGCCTCTTTGCAAGGCTCGGCAGGTCCAGGAGGCAACACAAATGTTTGATGAGATGATAGGGAGAGGGCTATTGGCATCAGTGAGGACATTCCATGCATTATTTGACGTGGCTACAAGCCCCTCTGAGGTGTTTGATGTGCTGGATAAGATGAAGACACTGCACTGCGAGCCCGAGATAGACACATACATTATGTTGATCAGGAAGTTCTGCCGGTGGAGGCAGCATGACAGTGTGGAGAAACTGTGGAGTGCAATGCCTACAAATGGGCTGAACCCTGATCGGAGTGCATACATTGTGTTGATACATGGATTGTTCTTAAATGGGAAGCTAGAGGAGGCAGCAAAGTATTACGAGGAGATGAAAGCCAAGGGCTTTCCACCAGAGCAGAAGACTGAATCGATGATTCAGGCGTGGCTTACAGGCAGAGAGCTTGCCAAGGCGTCAGCTTCTGTCGGTTCACGGAGTGGTTCTGTGTCTCTCGGACTAAATCCTAGAAAGCGATGA
- the LOC100833558 gene encoding putative pentatricopeptide repeat-containing protein At3g15930, whose translation MARFSPDFSRSRSAPLQAATATAAHVQSLVSLLLKHQAKRRQLLQIHSQLVAHQVFDRRPTPWHALLKAYSHGPFPQEALNLFRDAHRNMADDTYAFMFSLRACAGLAWPWTGAQLHGLVIRKGFEFHAYVHTSLINTYVVCGCLVDARMAFDEMPVKNVVSWNVMITGFAGRGEIEYARLLFERMPSRNVVSWTGLIDGYTRSCHSVEAVALLRRMMAEGISPTEITVLAVVPAISDIGRILMGETLHGYCEKNGLVLDIRVGNSLIDLYAKIGSIQSSLKVFHGMLNRRNLVSWTSIISGFAMHGLSTEAVELFAEMRRSGIRPNRVTFLSVLNACSHGGLVEQGVEFFKSMVYEYNINPEIKHFGCIIDMLGRAGRLCEAEQVIGGLPMEVNSIVWRTLLACCSKYGEVEMGKRAMKKILHTERESGGDFVVVSNMLTELGRFSDAERSRKLLDERNAVKVPGLALVGESPVRGKIHFSFNIVTMGAAKKLHAHLIVSGLYNCQYAMTKILRSYAVLQPDLIFAHKVYEQIEAPTTYPSNIMLRGLAQSDVPEEATAFYKKARGKGMEPDNLTFPFVLKACARISALKEGKQMHNHVLKLGLLSDIFVSNALIHLYAACAHLCCARSVFDEMLVKDVVSWNSLISGYSQCNRLKEVLALFKLMHDGGVKADKVTMVKVVSACTRLRDWSMADCLVRYIEDYCIEVDIYLGNTLIHYYGRRGRLQSAEKVFFNMKDRNTVTLNAMITTYSKGGDLVLARKMFDGIPKKDLISWSSMICGYSQASHFSDALELFRQMQRAKMKPDAIVIASVLSACAHLGALDLGKWIHDYVRRNKIKADTIMHNSLIDMYAKCGSTEEAFLVFKEMKEKDTLSWNSIILGLANNGSAEDALSVFHTMLAEGFQPNGVTLLGVLIACTNANLVEEGLNYFDSMRSAHNMEPQMKHYGCVVDLLGRAGQLEKAMRFITEMPIAPDPVVYRVLLGACKTHGDLAIAEVVTRKLIELDPGNSGDYTLLSNTYASADRWNDAMKIRQQMEDTHARKSPACSVVDG comes from the exons ATGGCACGGTTCTCTCCTGACTTCTCGAGGTCAAGGAGCGCACCCCTCCAAGCCGCAACCGCAACCGCCGCGCACGTCCAGAGCCTAGTGTCCCTCCTCCTCAAGCACCAGGCCAAGAGGCGCCAGCTCCTCCAGATCCACTCGCAGCTCGTTGCCCACCAGGTGTTCGACCGGCGTCCCACGCCGTGGCATGCGCTCCTCAAGGCCTACTCCCACGGCCCTTTCCCCCAGGAGGCCCTGAACCTCTTCAGGGACGCGCACCGGAACATGGCCGACGACACGTACGCCTTCATGTTCTCCCTTAGGGCCTGCGCTGGATTGGCGTGGCCTTGGACTGGCGCGCAACTGCACGGGCTTGTCATCCGGAAGGGGTTTGAGTTCCATGCCTACGTGCATACTTCCCTTATCAATACATATGTTGTGTGTGGGTGCCTGGTGGATGCGCGGATGGCGTTCGATGAGATGCCGGTGAAGAATGTGGTTTCTTGGAATGTGATGATCACTGGATTCGCTGGACGGGGCGAGATTGAGTATGCGAGGCTGCTCTTTGAACGGATGCCAAGTAGGAATGTTGTCTCGTGGACCGGACTCATAGATGGATACACACGTTCTTGTCATTCTGTGGAGGCCGTTGCTCTTTTACGCCGCATGATGGCAGAAGGCATTAGCCCAACCGAGATAACCGTATTAGCAGTTGTTCCTGCAATATCTGATATTGGAAGAATTCTTATGGGCGAGACCTTGCATGGCTATTGTGAGAAGAATGGCCTTGTGTTAGATATCCGAGTTGGGAACTCACTCATAGACTTGTATGCCAAAATTGGGTCTATACAGAGCTCACTAAAGGTGTTCCATGGAATGCTGAACAGGAGAAACTTGGTGTCATGGACATCAATAATTTCAGGTTTTGCAATGCACGGGTTGTCAACTGAGGCAGTTGAACTGTTTGCAGAGATGAGAAGATCAGGAATCAGGCCCAACAGAGTCACCTTCTTGAGCGTTCTCAACGCTTGCAGCCATGGAGGGCTAGTGGAGCAAGGGGTAGAGTTTTTCAAAAGCATGGTATATGAATACAATATAAATCCAGAGATCAAGCATTTTGGGTGCATCATAGACATGCTAGGTAGGGCTGGACGGTTATGTGAGGCCGAGCAAGTAATTGGTGGTTTGCCTATGGAGGTTAATTCAATTGTGTGGAGGACACTTTTGGCTTGTTGCAGCAAGTATGGAGAAGTGGAGATGGGGAAGAGGGCGATGAAGAAGATACTACACACAGAAAGAGAATCTGGAGGTGATTTTGTGGTGGTATCCAATATGCTTACTGAGCTTGGTAGGTTTAGCGATGCCGAAAGATCACGAAAGCTATTAGATGAGAGGAATGCCGTTAAGGTTCCTGGACTTGCTTTGGTTGGTGAGAGTCC TGTTCGTGGGAAAATTCACTTCTCTTTCAACATTGTAACAATGGGAGCAGCAAAGAAACTTCATGCTCATCTCATAGTTTCTGGGCTGTACAATTGCCAATATGCAATGACTAAGATTCTCAGATCTTATGCTGTTCTGCAGCCAGATTTGATTTTTGCTCACAAAGTATATGAGCAGATTGAAGCACCAACAACTTATCCCTCAAATATCATGCTTAGGGGGCTTGCTCAAAGTGATGTACCAGAAGAGGCAACTGCTTTCTATAAGAAAGCTCGAGGAAAAGGTATGGAGCCAGACAACCTGACATTTCCATTTGTACTGAAGGCTTGTGCAAGAATTAGCGCTCTCAAGGAAGGGAAACAGATGCACAACCATGTACTGAAACTTGGGCTTCTTTCGGATATCTTTGTTTCCAATGCACTCATTCATCTATATGCTGCTTGTGCTCATTTATGCTGTGCAAGATCTGTTTTTGATGAGATGCTAGTTAAGGATGTGGTATCCTGGAATTCCTTGATATCTGGATATAGCCAGTGCAATAGATTAAAAGAGGTTTTGGCACTATTCAAGTTAATGCATGATGGTGGAGTGAAGGCTGACAAGGTTACTATGGTCAAGGTAGTTTCTGCATGCACTCGTCTTCGGGATTGGAGCATGGCAGATTGCCTGGTTAGGTACATAGAGGATTACTGTATTGAAGTGGATATTTACTTGGGTAATACTTTGATACACTACTATGGCAGACGTGGGCGGCTGCAATCAGCTGAAAAGGTTTTCTTTAACATGAAGGATAGGAATACTGTGACACTAAATGCAATGATAACCACATATTCAAAAGGAGGAGATCTGGTTTTGGCAAGAAAAATGTTCGATGGAATTCCTAAAAAAGATTTGATCTCATGGAGTTCTATGATATGTGGGTATTCACAAGCTAGTCATTTCTCTGATGCTTTAGAACTCTTCAGGCAGATGCAGAGAGCCAAGATGAAACCAGATGCCATTGTGATTGCAAGTGTACTTTCTGCTTGTGCACACTTGGGCGCGCTTGATCTTGGCAAGTGGATCCACGACTATGTGAGGAGAAACAAGATCAAAGCCGATACCATCATGCACAATTCTCTGATCGACATGTACGCGAAATGTGGGAGTACCGAGGAAGCATTTCTAGTGTTCAAAGAAATGAAAGAGAAGGACACCTTGTCATGGAACTCTATCATATTAGGGCTGGCAAACAATGGCTCCGCAGAGGACGCCCTGAGTGTCTTCCACACGATGCTCGCCGAAGGATTCCAACCGAATGGGGTCACTCTCCTCGGAGTACTGATAGCCTGCACCAACGCGAATCTCGTCGAGGAAGGGCTCAACTACTTTGATAGCATGAGATCAGCTCACAACATGGAACCACAGATGAAGCATTACGGCTGCGTCGTCGACCTACTGGGCCGCGCCGGTCAGCTAGAGAAGGCTATGAGGTTCATCACCGAGATGCCCATTGCTCCTGACCCCGTCGTTTACAGGGTGCTGCTGGGAGCATGCAAGACACATGGTGATTTAGCAATCGCCGAGGTAGTCACTAGGAAGCTCATTGAGTTGGATCCCGGTAACAGCGGGGACTACACGCTGCTCAGCAATACGTACGCGAGTGCCGATAGATGGAACGATGCCATGAAGATCAGGCAGCAGATGGAAGACACTCATGCGAGGAAATCGCCCGCTTGCAGCGTTGTGGACGGCTAA